Proteins encoded together in one Catellatospora citrea window:
- a CDS encoding NUDIX hydrolase, protein MKRVSKVVAYIVRDGRLVVFAHGDDETLALAGIQVPAGTVRPGELPEDAVLREAYEETELPGLRLVRYLGVGEYDARPSADAVHVRHFYELAVDADEVPERWTTYETGDGSHDPIRFDLYWMPLEQAHVLVGGQGSHLGRLFD, encoded by the coding sequence ATGAAGCGGGTGAGCAAGGTCGTCGCGTACATCGTGCGCGACGGGCGGCTCGTGGTGTTCGCCCACGGCGACGACGAGACCCTGGCGCTGGCCGGGATCCAGGTGCCCGCGGGCACGGTCCGGCCCGGCGAGCTGCCCGAGGACGCGGTGCTGCGCGAGGCGTACGAGGAGACGGAGCTGCCCGGCCTGCGCCTGGTCCGCTACCTGGGCGTCGGCGAGTACGACGCGCGTCCGTCGGCCGACGCCGTGCACGTGCGCCACTTCTACGAGCTGGCCGTCGACGCCGACGAGGTGCCCGAACGCTGGACGACCTACGAGACCGGCGACGGCTCCCACGACCCGATCCGCTTCGACCTGTACTGGATGCCCCTGGAGCAGGCCCACGTGCTGGTCGGCGGCCAGGGCTCCCACCTCGGCCGCCTCTTCGACTGA
- a CDS encoding MauE/DoxX family redox-associated membrane protein: protein MISWIAPLQPLLLGIVLLWSARLKLLSPHAAAAAGRSALARLVGDARALPAYRLVGAVEAALGLVLLAPPALPAEALAAAALSLGFTGYLAYARLAAPESSCGCLSATSTPVRWRSFARTGCLLAASLVALPATAGWSGVLWARPLPAVALLLAETALLVALSPELDRHWLDPLRQLKVQLTRPLPAGGFDVPLDSTVDQLHRSPVWRETAALLTSDLREHWDDDEWRILVFTARHAGQEASAVYAVPRLRYQPAAVRVVLVDEPTGQVLLSRQSPPDSPEPDWVRSSPTPATAAA, encoded by the coding sequence ATGATCTCGTGGATCGCGCCGCTGCAGCCGCTGCTGCTCGGCATCGTGTTGCTCTGGTCGGCCCGGCTCAAGCTGCTCTCCCCGCACGCCGCCGCGGCGGCCGGGCGCAGCGCGCTGGCCCGGCTCGTCGGCGACGCTCGCGCGCTGCCCGCATACCGGCTGGTCGGCGCGGTCGAGGCGGCACTCGGGCTGGTCCTGCTCGCCCCACCCGCGCTGCCCGCCGAGGCGCTGGCCGCCGCCGCACTGTCGCTCGGCTTCACCGGCTACCTCGCCTACGCGCGCCTCGCCGCACCCGAGTCGTCGTGCGGCTGCCTGTCGGCGACCAGCACCCCGGTGCGGTGGCGCTCCTTCGCGCGCACCGGCTGCCTGCTGGCCGCGAGCCTGGTCGCGTTGCCCGCGACCGCGGGCTGGAGCGGCGTGCTGTGGGCCCGGCCGCTGCCCGCCGTGGCACTGCTGCTGGCCGAGACGGCCCTGCTGGTCGCCCTCTCCCCCGAACTGGACCGCCACTGGCTCGACCCGCTGCGTCAGCTCAAGGTCCAGCTCACCCGGCCGCTGCCGGCGGGCGGGTTCGACGTGCCGCTGGACTCCACGGTGGACCAGCTGCACCGCAGCCCCGTGTGGCGGGAGACCGCTGCACTGCTCACCTCCGACCTGCGCGAACACTGGGACGACGACGAGTGGCGCATCCTGGTCTTCACGGCCCGCCACGCCGGGCAGGAGGCCTCCGCGGTGTACGCCGTGCCCCGGCTGCGCTACCAGCCCGCCGCGGTGCGGGTGGTGCTCGTCGACGAGCCCACCGGCCAGGTCCTGCTCAGCCGCCAGTCTCCTCCCGACTCCCCCGAGCCGGACTGGGTCCGCTCGTCCCCGACCCCGGCCACCGCAGCGGCCTGA
- a CDS encoding glycoside hydrolase family 43 protein — protein sequence MSTETAGAEHGQSLGAPRQRLLDGIDDAAPDSAARSIRNPVLPGFHPDPSILRVEDDYYLATSTFEWYPGVRVHHSRDLVHWRPIGGIVTERRLLDLRGCGDSNGIWAPDLTWHDGQYHLVYSDVASFASGYWDPQNYLITAPDITGPWSDPVRLHAHGFDASLFHDEDGTTWLLNMSADWRPGRNRFGGIEIQQYDRAQRRLVGERRIIFTGTPAGLTEGPHLYRHDGWYWLVTAEGGTSWDHQVTVARSRDLFGPYEVDPAGPLLTSVGRPDLTLQKAGHGSLVQTQHGDWYLAHLVGRPYTPLGNCVLGRETAIQKVDWTPGGWPAIPGGIPADEIAAPGLPDHPWPGEPATDHFDAPELGTAWSTLRRPATPDWVDLRSRPSHLRIYGGQSPVGKQTPSLVARRVGATRCSLETVVEFDPADHRQLAGITGYYNTQNWYYAYLTRADDGRRTLEVLSSNSGKRTAHPELAVDVTGVDRVGLRVVFDGPALRFAYHAGVGWQELPAVFDATILSDEHAAREVDGEPAAWGFTGAFLGLWVQDLGADGAYADYDHATYHQH from the coding sequence ATGTCGACCGAGACCGCAGGCGCGGAACACGGGCAGTCCCTTGGCGCGCCGCGGCAGCGGCTGCTCGACGGGATCGACGACGCCGCCCCGGACTCCGCCGCCCGGTCGATCCGCAACCCCGTCCTGCCCGGGTTCCACCCGGACCCCTCGATCCTGCGCGTCGAAGACGACTACTACCTGGCCACCTCGACCTTCGAGTGGTACCCCGGCGTACGCGTGCACCACTCCCGCGACCTCGTCCACTGGCGCCCCATCGGCGGCATCGTCACCGAACGCCGCCTGCTCGACCTGCGCGGCTGCGGCGACTCCAACGGCATCTGGGCACCCGACCTCACCTGGCACGACGGCCAGTACCACCTCGTCTACAGCGACGTCGCCAGCTTCGCCAGCGGCTACTGGGACCCCCAGAACTACCTCATCACCGCACCCGACATCACCGGCCCCTGGTCCGACCCGGTGCGGCTGCATGCCCACGGCTTCGACGCCTCCCTGTTCCACGACGAGGACGGCACGACCTGGCTGCTCAACATGAGCGCCGACTGGCGGCCGGGGCGCAACCGCTTCGGCGGCATCGAGATCCAGCAGTACGACCGCGCGCAGCGCCGCCTGGTCGGCGAGCGGCGGATCATCTTCACCGGCACGCCCGCGGGCCTGACCGAGGGCCCGCACCTGTACCGCCACGACGGCTGGTACTGGCTGGTCACCGCCGAGGGCGGGACGAGCTGGGACCATCAGGTGACCGTGGCGCGATCCCGGGACCTGTTCGGGCCGTACGAGGTCGACCCGGCCGGGCCGCTGCTGACCTCGGTCGGGCGTCCCGACCTGACATTGCAGAAGGCCGGGCACGGCAGCCTCGTGCAGACCCAGCACGGCGACTGGTACCTCGCCCACCTCGTCGGACGCCCCTACACCCCCCTGGGCAACTGCGTCCTCGGCCGAGAGACCGCCATCCAGAAGGTCGACTGGACCCCCGGCGGCTGGCCCGCCATCCCCGGCGGCATCCCCGCCGACGAGATCGCCGCACCCGGCCTGCCGGACCATCCGTGGCCCGGCGAACCCGCCACCGACCACTTCGACGCCCCGGAACTCGGCACGGCATGGTCGACGCTGCGCCGCCCGGCGACGCCGGACTGGGTCGACCTGCGGTCGCGGCCGTCGCACCTGCGGATCTACGGAGGGCAGTCGCCGGTCGGCAAACAGACCCCGAGCCTGGTCGCCCGCCGCGTCGGCGCGACCCGGTGCTCGCTGGAGACCGTCGTCGAGTTCGATCCCGCCGACCACCGGCAGCTCGCCGGGATCACCGGCTACTACAACACCCAGAACTGGTACTACGCCTACCTGACCCGGGCCGACGACGGGCGGCGCACGCTGGAGGTGCTCAGCTCGAACAGCGGCAAGCGCACGGCGCACCCGGAGCTGGCCGTCGATGTGACCGGGGTGGACCGGGTCGGCCTGCGGGTGGTGTTCGACGGTCCCGCGCTGCGGTTCGCGTACCACGCGGGGGTCGGCTGGCAGGAGCTGCCGGCGGTGTTCGACGCGACGATCCTGTCCGACGAGCACGCTGCCCGGGAGGTCGACGGCGAGCCCGCCGCGTGGGGCTTCACCGGCGCGTTTCTCGGCCTGTGGGTGCAGGACCTCGGCGCCGACGGCGCCTACGCCGACTACGACCACGCCACCTACCACCAGCACTGA
- a CDS encoding carbohydrate ABC transporter permease, protein MKLSTVPGQRPGDQEAPSAAQVPAATRRRGRRPRRQQLITIALFLTPALVLFLLLVIAPILLAGYTSMYKWNGFNLPENFVGLDNFTRAFQDPTFLGDLWHTLVLITLSLVIQLPVSLALAMLLNQKLKGRGIYRVIFFAPYVLSEVTTAVLFTLVLSPNRGLGQQIAGWLGIEALDGAVFADPDTVLYALFFVISWKYFGFHMILYLAGRQGIPQELTEAATTDGAGPWQVFRHVTLPLLGPTIRISVFLSVIGSIQLFDMVWVLTGGGPIHASETMAVTMFDRGFRRFEVGYASAISIIMFLISLVFALFYQRYVLRRDTEGALTTLGDQR, encoded by the coding sequence ATGAAGCTTTCCACGGTGCCCGGACAGCGTCCGGGCGACCAGGAGGCACCTTCCGCGGCACAGGTTCCGGCGGCCACGCGCAGGCGTGGCCGCCGGCCCCGGCGGCAGCAGCTGATCACGATCGCGCTGTTCCTCACCCCGGCGCTGGTGCTGTTCCTGTTGCTGGTCATCGCGCCGATCCTGCTGGCCGGCTACACCAGCATGTACAAGTGGAACGGCTTCAACCTGCCCGAGAACTTCGTCGGGCTGGACAACTTCACCCGTGCCTTCCAGGATCCGACCTTCCTCGGCGACCTGTGGCACACCCTGGTCCTGATCACCCTGTCGCTGGTGATCCAGCTGCCGGTGTCGCTGGCCCTGGCCATGCTGCTCAACCAGAAGCTCAAGGGACGCGGCATCTACCGCGTCATCTTCTTCGCCCCGTACGTGCTGTCCGAGGTCACCACCGCGGTGCTGTTCACCCTGGTGCTGTCGCCCAACCGGGGGCTCGGCCAGCAGATCGCCGGCTGGCTCGGCATCGAGGCGCTGGACGGCGCGGTCTTCGCCGACCCGGACACCGTGCTGTACGCGCTGTTCTTCGTCATCTCGTGGAAGTACTTCGGCTTCCACATGATCCTCTACCTGGCGGGCCGACAGGGCATTCCCCAGGAGCTGACCGAGGCGGCCACCACCGACGGCGCCGGCCCCTGGCAGGTGTTCAGGCACGTGACGCTGCCGCTGCTCGGGCCGACGATCCGGATCAGCGTGTTCCTGTCGGTGATCGGCAGCATCCAGCTGTTCGACATGGTCTGGGTGCTCACCGGCGGCGGCCCGATCCACGCCTCGGAGACCATGGCCGTCACCATGTTCGACCGCGGCTTCCGCCGCTTCGAGGTCGGCTACGCCAGCGCGATCAGCATCATCATGTTCCTGATCAGCCTCGTGTTCGCGCTGTTCTACCAGCGTTACGTGCTGCGCCGCGACACCGAGGGCGCGCTGACCACCCTGGGAGACCAGCGATGA
- a CDS encoding MaoC family dehydratase, with translation MRVFSSAADLTAAVGQSIGPGPWHPVEQARVDTFADATGDHQWIHTDPARAAAGPFGGTIAHGYLTLSLLPLLVRDLYRFEGARMVVNYGLNKVRFPAPVPVGASVRLSASLVSVEEVAGGVQVTARMTIETDRADKPCCVAETVTRVFFG, from the coding sequence GTGAGAGTGTTCAGTTCCGCCGCCGACCTGACCGCCGCCGTCGGGCAGAGCATCGGGCCCGGCCCCTGGCACCCGGTGGAGCAGGCCCGGGTCGACACGTTCGCCGACGCGACCGGTGACCACCAGTGGATCCACACCGACCCGGCGCGCGCCGCGGCCGGGCCGTTCGGCGGGACCATCGCGCACGGATACCTCACCCTGTCGCTGCTGCCGCTGCTGGTGCGCGACCTGTACCGGTTCGAGGGCGCGCGGATGGTCGTCAACTACGGGCTGAACAAGGTGCGCTTCCCCGCGCCGGTGCCGGTCGGGGCGTCGGTGCGGCTGTCGGCGTCGCTGGTGTCCGTCGAGGAGGTCGCCGGCGGGGTGCAGGTCACCGCGCGCATGACGATCGAGACCGACCGCGCCGACAAGCCCTGCTGCGTCGCCGAGACGGTGACCAGGGTGTTCTTCGGATGA
- a CDS encoding carbohydrate ABC transporter permease encodes MTRPVPAPVRARRTLLHLISIVIGSLIVVPVGFGVLGGFKDNGQLSTNPLGWPDPWHPENYTGILADSVFWRQLANSTIIALATVAVVVAASAMAAFVFARFAFRGRELLFTLFAIGLMFPFAVAILPLFILLRSMELLDNPLGVILPQAAFGLPTTIIILRQFFRTIPAEVEEAATLDGCTPFGFFWRVLLPMARPALATVSVLAIVASWNNFFLPLVVFTDQTWWTLPVGVQAFQGQYADDTARVLAYVVLSMIPALGFYAIAERQLIGGLAGSVKG; translated from the coding sequence ATGACCCGACCTGTCCCGGCCCCGGTCCGCGCCCGGCGCACGCTGCTGCACCTGATCTCGATAGTCATCGGCTCGCTGATCGTGGTGCCGGTCGGGTTCGGCGTGCTCGGCGGCTTCAAGGACAACGGACAACTGTCCACCAACCCCCTGGGCTGGCCCGACCCCTGGCACCCCGAGAACTACACCGGCATCCTCGCCGACAGCGTCTTCTGGCGACAACTCGCCAACAGCACCATCATCGCCCTGGCCACCGTCGCCGTCGTCGTCGCCGCCAGCGCCATGGCCGCCTTCGTCTTCGCCCGCTTCGCCTTCCGCGGCCGCGAACTCCTGTTCACCCTGTTCGCCATCGGCCTCATGTTCCCCTTCGCCGTGGCCATCCTGCCCCTGTTCATCCTCCTACGCAGCATGGAACTACTCGACAACCCCCTCGGCGTCATCCTGCCCCAAGCCGCCTTCGGACTACCCACCACGATCATCATCCTGCGCCAGTTCTTCCGCACCATCCCCGCCGAAGTAGAAGAAGCCGCCACCCTCGACGGCTGCACCCCCTTCGGCTTCTTCTGGCGCGTCCTGCTCCCCATGGCCCGACCCGCCCTGGCCACCGTCTCCGTCCTGGCCATCGTCGCCAGCTGGAACAACTTCTTCCTACCCCTGGTCGTCTTCACCGACCAGACCTGGTGGACCCTGCCCGTAGGCGTCCAAGCCTTCCAAGGCCAATACGCCGACGACACCGCCCGCGTCCTCGCCTACGTCGTCCTGTCCATGATCCCCGCCCTCGGCTTCTACGCCATCGCCGAACGACAACTCATCGGCGGCCTCGCCGGCAGCGTCAAGGGTTGA
- a CDS encoding LacI family DNA-binding transcriptional regulator, translating to MAADESRKITIAAIARLAGVSVPTVSRVINGRSDVSPQTRERVEELLTRHGYRRRPASMRVNSGLVDLVFPDLDSPWAVEIIRGVEDVAHTAGIGTVVSAVHRRSSSAKQWLDNMRSRATEGVIFVTSTLEPPLQAELRRLNIPVVIVDPAGVPPMDAPTIGATNWAGGLRATEYLIGLGHRRIGFIAGPPRLMCSRARLDGYRAGLESAGLPVDDSLIYQGDFYHESGYAGGTVLLEQDDPPTAIFASSDQMALGVYEAIRRRGLRVADDVSVVGFDDLPEVRWSSPPLTTIRQPLAEMGMVAARTVLRLAQREKIESPRIELATELVVRDSTAPPRS from the coding sequence GTGGCTGCGGACGAATCCCGCAAGATCACTATCGCTGCGATCGCGCGCCTGGCCGGGGTGTCCGTGCCGACGGTCTCGCGCGTCATCAACGGCCGCTCCGACGTCTCCCCGCAGACCCGCGAACGCGTCGAGGAACTGCTCACCCGCCACGGCTACCGCCGCCGCCCGGCCAGCATGCGGGTCAACTCGGGGCTGGTCGACCTCGTCTTCCCCGACCTCGACAGCCCCTGGGCCGTCGAGATCATCCGCGGCGTCGAGGACGTCGCCCACACCGCGGGCATCGGCACCGTCGTCTCCGCGGTGCACCGACGCTCGTCGTCGGCGAAGCAGTGGCTGGACAACATGCGCAGCCGGGCCACCGAGGGCGTCATCTTCGTGACGTCCACGTTGGAGCCGCCGCTGCAGGCCGAACTGCGCCGCCTCAACATCCCCGTGGTCATCGTCGACCCGGCAGGCGTGCCGCCGATGGACGCCCCCACCATCGGCGCGACCAACTGGGCCGGCGGCCTGCGCGCCACCGAATACCTCATCGGCCTCGGCCACCGGCGCATCGGCTTCATCGCCGGCCCGCCGCGCCTGATGTGCAGCCGCGCCCGGCTCGACGGCTACCGGGCCGGGCTGGAGTCGGCCGGCCTGCCCGTCGACGACAGCCTGATCTACCAGGGCGACTTCTACCACGAGTCCGGCTACGCGGGCGGCACCGTGCTGCTGGAGCAGGACGATCCGCCGACGGCCATCTTCGCCTCCAGCGACCAGATGGCGCTGGGCGTGTACGAGGCGATCCGCCGCCGCGGGCTGCGGGTCGCCGACGACGTCAGCGTCGTCGGCTTCGACGACCTGCCCGAGGTCCGCTGGTCCTCCCCGCCGCTGACCACGATCCGGCAGCCGCTGGCCGAGATGGGCATGGTCGCCGCGCGCACCGTGCTGCGCCTGGCTCAGCGCGAGAAGATCGAGAGCCCGCGCATCGAGCTGGCCACCGAACTCGTCGTACGCGACAGCACCGCGCCGCCTCGGTCCTGA
- a CDS encoding pentapeptide repeat-containing protein, translated as MAEVTEDASFSGEDWYGDELADRHFLRCTFRDVDMTELSSRNAVFEECVFGNVKFNASRHADGAFLRCSFLRCNLFEAEFTGCKLTGSVFEQCTLRPLRVTGGDWSFVNLSDADLRGVTFSGVRMREADLTSALCDGATISAVDLSGAHLTRAKFNRCDLRGSDLTALHPNEVELRDALIDAAQAVVIAQSLGLRIG; from the coding sequence GTGGCTGAGGTGACAGAGGACGCGAGCTTCTCCGGCGAGGACTGGTACGGCGACGAGCTGGCGGATCGTCATTTCCTGCGGTGCACCTTCCGCGACGTCGACATGACCGAGCTGTCCAGCCGCAACGCCGTGTTCGAGGAGTGCGTGTTCGGCAACGTCAAGTTCAACGCCTCCCGGCACGCCGACGGCGCATTCCTGCGCTGCTCCTTCCTGCGCTGCAACCTGTTCGAGGCCGAGTTCACCGGCTGCAAGCTCACCGGCAGCGTCTTCGAGCAGTGCACCCTGCGGCCGCTGCGGGTGACCGGCGGCGACTGGTCGTTCGTCAACCTGTCCGACGCCGACCTGCGCGGCGTCACCTTCTCCGGCGTACGCATGCGCGAGGCCGACCTGACCTCCGCGCTCTGCGACGGCGCGACGATCAGCGCCGTGGACCTGTCCGGCGCGCACCTGACCCGGGCCAAGTTCAACCGCTGCGACCTGCGCGGCAGCGACCTGACCGCACTCCACCCGAACGAGGTCGAACTCCGCGACGCCCTCATCGACGCCGCGCAGGCCGTCGTCATCGCCCAGTCCCTCGGCCTCCGCATCGGCTGA
- a CDS encoding endo-1,4-beta-xylanase, whose amino-acid sequence MTPPRVPVHRARRRLVQLAVVALLSAFAVPVLSASPASASGPLRTHAAARGKFIGFAAATSPLANEAAYRTIAQTEFSQITAENVMKWDTTESSDNNWNFSGADQIVAFAAANNQQVHGHTLVWHSQTPGWVQGLGATAMRSAMQDHISTLVGRYANNASVVSWDVVNEVFEENGNFRSSFWYNTLGQSFIADAFRYARAADPDARLCINDYNVEGINAKSTAMYNLVQSLRAQNVPVDCVGFQGHLATQYGFPSDLQQNMQRFAALGVQVRVTELDVRIQMPRTSAKDATQATYYSNVINACLAVTACAGVTIWGFTDKYSWVPDTFPSEGAALLYDANYQQKPAYTAVHNALDNGTTDTQAPSTPSNLAASGITSSSVNLSWTASTDNVAVTGYDILRAPGTSGGSFASVGTSTTASFSNTGLSANTSYRYQVRARDAAGNTSAVSNTVTVTTTGGTGDTQAPSTPSNLAASGTTSSSTNLTWTTSTDNVAVTGYDILRAPGTSGGTFTQVGTSTTASFSNTGLSANTSYQYQVRARDAAGNVSAVSNTVTVTTTGGGTGGGCSVAATVQTSWNGGYVMQPITVTNTGTSAITSWTVTFTLPPNHTLVGQWNGVITSSGGTATAKNAPYNGNLAPGASTTFGFQVARPNGDGNTASGFTCATP is encoded by the coding sequence ATGACGCCCCCACGCGTCCCCGTCCACAGAGCACGCCGCCGCCTCGTCCAGCTCGCCGTGGTGGCGCTGCTGTCGGCGTTCGCCGTGCCGGTGCTGTCGGCCTCGCCCGCCAGCGCCTCCGGGCCCCTGCGCACCCACGCCGCGGCCCGGGGCAAGTTCATCGGCTTCGCGGCGGCGACCAGCCCGCTGGCCAACGAGGCCGCCTACCGCACCATCGCGCAGACCGAGTTCAGCCAGATCACGGCTGAGAACGTGATGAAGTGGGACACCACCGAGTCGTCGGACAACAACTGGAACTTCAGCGGCGCGGACCAGATCGTCGCCTTCGCCGCCGCGAACAACCAGCAGGTGCACGGGCACACCCTGGTCTGGCACAGCCAGACCCCCGGCTGGGTGCAGGGCCTGGGCGCGACCGCGATGCGCTCCGCGATGCAGGACCACATCTCCACACTCGTCGGCCGCTACGCCAACAACGCCTCGGTGGTGTCGTGGGACGTGGTGAACGAGGTGTTCGAGGAGAACGGGAACTTCCGGTCCAGCTTCTGGTACAACACGCTGGGCCAGAGCTTCATCGCCGACGCGTTCCGCTACGCCCGCGCCGCCGACCCGGACGCCCGCCTGTGCATCAACGACTACAACGTCGAGGGCATCAACGCCAAGAGCACGGCGATGTACAACCTGGTCCAGTCGCTGCGGGCGCAGAACGTGCCGGTCGACTGCGTCGGCTTCCAGGGCCACCTGGCCACGCAGTACGGCTTCCCGAGCGACCTGCAGCAGAACATGCAGCGCTTCGCGGCGCTGGGCGTGCAGGTCCGGGTCACCGAGCTCGACGTGCGCATCCAGATGCCGCGCACGTCGGCCAAGGACGCCACCCAGGCGACCTACTACAGCAACGTGATCAACGCGTGTCTCGCCGTGACCGCCTGCGCGGGCGTCACCATCTGGGGCTTCACCGACAAGTACTCCTGGGTCCCGGACACGTTCCCCAGCGAGGGCGCGGCGCTGCTCTACGACGCCAACTACCAGCAGAAACCGGCGTACACGGCGGTCCACAACGCGCTCGACAACGGGACGACCGACACCCAGGCCCCGAGCACGCCGAGCAACCTGGCCGCCTCCGGGATCACGTCGAGCAGCGTGAACCTGTCCTGGACCGCGTCGACCGACAACGTGGCGGTGACCGGCTACGACATCCTGCGCGCACCGGGCACCTCCGGCGGCTCCTTCGCCTCGGTGGGCACGTCGACCACGGCGTCGTTCAGCAACACCGGCCTGTCGGCGAACACGTCCTACCGGTACCAGGTCAGGGCACGTGACGCCGCGGGCAACACCTCCGCGGTGTCCAACACCGTCACGGTGACCACGACCGGCGGCACCGGCGACACCCAGGCGCCGAGCACGCCGAGCAACCTGGCCGCGTCGGGCACCACGTCCAGCAGCACCAACCTGACCTGGACCACCTCCACCGACAACGTCGCGGTCACCGGCTACGACATCCTGCGCGCGCCCGGCACCTCCGGCGGCACGTTCACGCAGGTCGGCACGTCGACCACGGCGTCGTTCAGCAACACCGGCCTGTCGGCGAACACGTCGTACCAGTACCAGGTCCGGGCGCGTGACGCGGCCGGCAACGTCTCCGCGGTGTCGAACACCGTCACGGTCACCACGACCGGCGGCGGCACCGGCGGCGGCTGCTCGGTCGCCGCGACCGTGCAGACCTCGTGGAACGGCGGCTACGTCATGCAGCCGATCACCGTCACCAACACCGGCACCTCGGCGATCACCAGCTGGACCGTCACGTTCACGCTGCCGCCGAACCACACGCTCGTCGGCCAGTGGAACGGCGTGATCACCAGCAGCGGCGGGACCGCGACGGCGAAGAACGCCCCCTACAACGGCAACCTCGCACCCGGCGCGAGCACCACGTTCGGGTTCCAGGTCGCCCGGCCCAACGGCGACGGCAACACGGCGTCCGGCTTCACCTGCGCCACGCCGTAA
- a CDS encoding extracellular solute-binding protein — MTAHLSRRTLLGIAGAGAGAYLLSACGGDEPTNPDGPQTINWWHIQNTEPMLPVWAAIAKEYETAHTNVKVVIQPLENEAFKAKLTTATQAGSPPDLFQSWGGGVLQQQVDAGLVKDITEQVQPWIGTLLPASVQPFTIDGKIYGIPFDVGMVGFWYNKDLFAKAGITATPTSWAELLTTVSTIKSKGIVPIALAGKEKWPGHFYWAYLAMRIGGLGALQQAAKDNNFDTPDFIAAGQRLKELVDLQPFQKGFLGAEYGSPDGQAATMGNGGAALELMGQWAPSVQASSSTSKKGLGDKLGYFAFPAVEGGKGTVAEAFGGGNGFVVGKNAPASTVDFLKTLLDVANQRKSAATGAVLPTVKDAADAIKDPNSKVVAASLASATGFQLYLDQAYPPAVGQQVNDSVAELVAGSKTPEQIVKDITKVAKSQ, encoded by the coding sequence ATGACAGCGCACCTCTCCCGCAGAACGCTGCTGGGCATCGCCGGTGCGGGCGCCGGCGCCTACCTGCTCAGCGCCTGCGGCGGCGACGAGCCCACCAATCCGGACGGTCCGCAGACGATCAACTGGTGGCACATCCAGAACACCGAGCCGATGCTGCCGGTCTGGGCGGCGATCGCCAAGGAGTACGAGACCGCGCACACGAACGTGAAGGTCGTGATCCAGCCGCTGGAGAACGAGGCGTTCAAGGCCAAGCTGACCACGGCGACCCAGGCCGGCTCCCCGCCCGATCTGTTCCAGTCGTGGGGTGGCGGTGTGCTTCAGCAGCAGGTCGATGCGGGCCTGGTCAAGGACATCACCGAGCAGGTGCAGCCGTGGATCGGCACGCTGCTGCCCGCCTCCGTCCAGCCGTTCACGATCGACGGGAAGATCTACGGGATCCCGTTCGACGTGGGCATGGTCGGTTTCTGGTACAACAAGGATCTTTTCGCCAAGGCGGGCATCACGGCGACGCCGACCAGCTGGGCTGAGCTGCTGACCACGGTCTCCACCATCAAGAGCAAGGGCATCGTGCCGATCGCTCTGGCGGGCAAGGAGAAGTGGCCGGGGCACTTCTACTGGGCTTACCTGGCCATGCGCATCGGTGGTCTGGGAGCGCTTCAGCAGGCGGCGAAGGACAACAACTTCGACACCCCGGACTTCATCGCCGCAGGCCAGCGCTTGAAGGAGCTGGTCGACCTGCAGCCGTTCCAGAAGGGCTTCCTGGGGGCGGAGTACGGTTCGCCGGACGGTCAGGCCGCGACGATGGGCAACGGCGGGGCGGCGCTGGAGCTGATGGGCCAGTGGGCGCCGTCGGTGCAGGCCTCGTCCTCGACGAGCAAGAAGGGTCTGGGCGACAAGCTGGGCTACTTCGCGTTCCCGGCGGTCGAGGGCGGCAAGGGGACCGTGGCCGAGGCGTTCGGCGGCGGCAACGGGTTCGTGGTCGGCAAGAACGCCCCGGCGTCGACGGTCGACTTCCTCAAGACGCTGCTGGATGTCGCGAACCAGCGCAAGTCTGCGGCGACGGGTGCGGTGCTGCCGACGGTCAAGGACGCCGCGGACGCGATCAAGGACCCGAACAGCAAGGTCGTCGCGGCGAGCCTGGCCAGCGCGACCGGGTTCCAGCTGTACCTGGACCAGGCGTACCCGCCGGCGGTCGGTCAGCAGGTCAACGACAGTGTCGCCGAGCTGGTGGCCGGTTCGAAGACCCCCGAGCAGATCGTCAAGGACATCACCAAGGTGGCGAAGAGCCAGTGA